In Drosophila bipectinata strain 14024-0381.07 chromosome 2R, DbipHiC1v2, whole genome shotgun sequence, one genomic interval encodes:
- the LOC108131966 gene encoding protein DJ-1alpha-like, which translates to MEFTISADVLRRAKINVTVAGLDTCEPIKCSRGVVIVPDTSLEQAMGHGNYDVVVLPGGLAGNKALMGSSAVGELLRQQESQGGLIAAICAAPTALAKHGIAKGKTLTSHPDMRRQLEEKYCYIYDQSVVQDGNLITSRGPGTSFDFALKIVEELAGVEVAKDVAKPMLVTFKP; encoded by the exons ATGGAGTTTACCATATCGGCCGATGTCcttcgaagagcaaag ATCAACGTAACTGTGGCTGGATTGGATACGTGTGAGCCCATCAAGTGTTCCCGGGGAGTTGTCATTGTGCCCGATACTTCTCTGGAGCAGGCAATGGGCCATGGTAACTACGATGTAGTGGTCCTGCCCGGTGGGTTGGCCGGCAACAAGGCCTTGATGGGCTCCAGTGCTGTGGGTGAACTTTTACGCCAGCAGGAGTCCCAGGGCGGACTAATCGCCGCCATATGTGCCGCACCCACTGCTCTGGCCAAGCACGGAATAGCGAAGGGAAAGACCCTGACATCTCACCCAGATATGAGGCGCCAGTTGGAGGAAAAGTATTG CTACATATACGATCAAAGTGTGGTTCAAGACGGAAACCTAATTACTAGCCGAGGACCTGGAACATCTTTTGATTTCGCCCTGAAGATTGTTGAGGAATTGGCAGGAGTCGAGGTGGCCAAGGATGTTGCCAAACCGATGTTGGTCACTTTTAAGCCGTAA